In Kineococcus rhizosphaerae, the following proteins share a genomic window:
- the secG gene encoding preprotein translocase subunit SecG: MSVLRIVLQVILAISSLFLTLLILLHKGKGGGLSDMFGGGVTTSLSGSSMAERNLNRFTITIGCVWFATVVLLGLVERFTNEF; encoded by the coding sequence GTGAGCGTCCTCCGCATCGTGCTGCAGGTGATCCTCGCGATCTCCAGCCTCTTCCTGACCCTGCTGATCCTGCTCCACAAGGGCAAGGGCGGCGGGCTGTCGGACATGTTCGGCGGCGGCGTCACCACGAGCCTGTCCGGGTCGAGCATGGCGGAACGCAACCTCAACCGCTTCACCATCACGATCGGTTGCGTCTGGTTCGCCACCGTCGTGCTGCTCGGCCTCGTCGAGCGCTTCACCAACGAGTTCTGA